The Kineothrix sp. MB12-C1 genome includes a window with the following:
- a CDS encoding carbamoyl phosphate synthase small subunit has protein sequence MSEFPTKSFLILEDGTVFEGTHIGAQKEVISEIVFNTSMAGYLEVLTDPSYAGQAVCMTYPLIGNYGICKDDMESARPWIDGLIVRELSRIPSNFRSDMTIQEFLEEYGVPGIAGIDTRALTKILREKGTMNGMITTRNDYDLEEVILKLKSYATGKVVEKVTCEQKYEIKGSRSLEENGAISGSAKFDKEAYDKGIHERKPSIVKKINGLGKKVALLDFGAKENIIDSLVKRGCDVTVYPALTTAEEIIAAAPDGIMLSNGPGDPKECTSIIEELKTLYHTDIPIFAICLGHQLMALATGADTFRMKYGHRGGNHPVKDLQTGKVYISSQNHGYVVDMDKLDEKVATPAFINVNDGTNEGLSYTGKNIFTVQFHPEACSGPEDSRDLFDRFIDMMKERKKDA, from the coding sequence ATGAGCGAATTTCCAACGAAATCATTTCTAATTTTGGAGGATGGCACGGTGTTTGAAGGAACCCACATCGGAGCCCAAAAAGAAGTCATCAGTGAAATTGTTTTCAACACGTCCATGGCAGGTTATCTGGAAGTATTGACAGACCCTTCCTATGCAGGGCAAGCGGTATGTATGACCTATCCGTTAATCGGCAATTATGGGATATGTAAAGACGATATGGAATCGGCAAGACCATGGATCGATGGACTTATTGTACGGGAATTATCCAGGATTCCCAGCAACTTCCGTTCGGATATGACAATCCAGGAATTCCTTGAGGAATATGGGGTGCCGGGAATTGCAGGAATCGATACGAGAGCTCTAACAAAGATTCTTCGGGAAAAGGGCACGATGAACGGAATGATTACAACAAGAAATGATTATGATTTAGAGGAAGTGATTCTCAAATTAAAAAGCTATGCCACGGGCAAAGTGGTAGAAAAAGTAACCTGTGAACAAAAATATGAAATAAAAGGCTCCAGATCTCTTGAGGAGAACGGAGCGATTTCCGGCAGTGCCAAATTCGATAAGGAGGCCTATGATAAAGGAATCCATGAAAGAAAGCCAAGTATCGTTAAAAAGATAAATGGTCTTGGTAAAAAGGTGGCATTGCTCGACTTCGGAGCAAAAGAAAACATTATAGACTCTCTCGTAAAAAGGGGTTGTGATGTTACGGTATATCCGGCTCTTACAACAGCGGAGGAAATTATTGCAGCAGCACCCGATGGTATTATGCTAAGCAATGGACCCGGCGACCCGAAGGAATGTACCTCCATAATAGAAGAACTGAAAACCTTATATCACACAGATATTCCGATATTCGCAATTTGTCTCGGACATCAGTTGATGGCTCTTGCCACAGGCGCGGATACTTTCCGAATGAAATATGGACATAGGGGCGGCAACCATCCGGTGAAGGATTTACAGACCGGTAAAGTATATATATCTTCTCAGAATCATGGATATGTAGTTGACATGGATAAGCTGGACGAGAAAGTAGCGACGCCTGCGTTTATCAATGTAAATGATGGAACAAATGAAGGACTTTCCTATACAGGCAAGAATATTTTTACCGTGCAGTTTCATCCGGAGGCATGTTCAGGACCTGAGGATTCCAGAGATTTATTTGACAGATTTATCGACATGATGAAAGAGAGGAAAAAAGATGCCTAA
- a CDS encoding phosphoribosylformylglycinamidine synthase, with product MGNVKRIYVEKKEPFAVKAKELKEELGGYLNIAGVKDVRMFIRYDVENLSEDTFEAACRIVFSEPPVDILYRESFDIPADGKVFSVEYLPGQFDQRADSAVQCVKFLRKEEQPIIKTAVTYLVTGDISEDEFDRIKAYCINPVDSRETDMVKPETLITNFEEPEDVAVLTGFYDMAENDLRELYESLGLAMTFKDFKHIQNYYKEEEHRDPTMTEIRVLDTYWSDHCRHTTFSTELKQVEFGEGFYKNPIETTYQSYLDTREEIFAGREDKFICLMDLALMAMRKLRKDGKLEDMEVSDEINACSVIVPVEMDYGDGPVEEEWLVFFKNETHNHPTEIEPFGGAATCLGGAIRDPLSGRGYVYQAMRVTGAADPTVPVAETLKGKLSQKKLVRGAASGYSSYGNQIGLATGYVKEIYHPDYVAKRMEIGAVMGAAPRSNVIRENSDPDDVIILLGGRTGRDGCGGATGSSKVHTENSIETCGAEVQKGNAPTERKIQRLFRREEVSRLIKKCNDFGAGGVSVAIGELADGLVIDLDKVPKKYAGLDGTELAISESQERMAVVVSPENVEKFLSFSAEENLEAVPVAVVTKNPRLVLKWRGKEIVNISRAFLDTNGAHQETNVKVDIPVKEDNYFDYIAVPSVKEQLEKNDVKAAWVISLNDLNVCSQKGLVEMFDSSIGAASVLMPYGGKYQLTETQVMAAKLPVLKGKTDTVTLMSYGFDPYLSSWSPYHGAIYAVTESIAKIVATGGNFRNIRFTFQEYFKRMSNDPSRWSQPFAALLGAYDAQIGYGLPSIGGKDSMSGTFQDIDVPPTLVSFAVDVAKEKDIITPELKKAGSRMVQFWIPKDEYDIPVYEEVMSLYHRIAELIEEGAILSAYAQDARGLAVSISKMAFGNGLGVKISEELAPRELFENGLGDIVAEVAADKLDALLEIPNCRIIGEVTQEAEFVYKDVTITMEEALHAWTSKLEKVFPTKASKEMTKVESPIYTSNKIYVSKNKIARPTVFIPVFPGTNCEYDSAKAFEQAGAKVVTKVFRNLTAEDIKDSVDVFEKAIGDAQIIMFPGGFSAGDEPDGSAKFFATAFQNEKIKEAVMKLLNERDGLALGICNGFQALIKLGLVPFGEITGQKEDSPTLTFNTINRHISKMVYIKVVSNKSPWLQEAETGKVYANPASHGEGRFVAPKEWIDKLFANGQVATQYADITGNVSMDEEWNVNGSYAAIEGITSPDGRCFGKMAHAERRDRSVAINIYGEQDMKIFESGVHYFTE from the coding sequence ATGGGAAATGTGAAACGCATTTATGTGGAAAAGAAGGAACCCTTTGCGGTAAAGGCAAAAGAGCTGAAGGAGGAACTAGGGGGCTATCTGAACATAGCGGGTGTGAAGGACGTGAGAATGTTTATTCGCTATGATGTGGAGAATCTGTCGGAGGATACTTTTGAAGCAGCCTGTAGAATTGTTTTTTCAGAGCCGCCGGTAGATATTCTCTATAGAGAAAGCTTCGATATACCTGCAGATGGAAAGGTATTCAGTGTGGAATATCTTCCCGGACAGTTCGACCAACGTGCGGATTCTGCTGTTCAGTGTGTGAAATTTCTACGTAAGGAAGAGCAGCCTATTATTAAGACAGCGGTCACCTATTTGGTGACAGGTGATATTTCCGAGGATGAATTTGACCGAATAAAAGCATATTGTATTAATCCGGTGGATTCAAGGGAGACCGATATGGTAAAGCCGGAGACCCTCATTACTAATTTTGAGGAGCCGGAAGATGTGGCTGTTTTAACTGGCTTTTATGATATGGCAGAGAACGATTTGAGAGAATTATATGAATCTCTCGGTCTTGCTATGACCTTTAAAGACTTTAAGCATATTCAGAACTATTATAAGGAAGAGGAACACAGAGATCCTACCATGACGGAAATCAGAGTTCTTGATACCTATTGGTCGGATCATTGCCGCCATACCACATTTTCCACAGAGCTTAAGCAAGTAGAATTCGGAGAAGGATTCTATAAGAATCCAATTGAAACCACTTATCAGAGTTATTTGGATACGAGAGAGGAGATTTTTGCGGGCAGAGAAGATAAGTTCATCTGTCTTATGGATCTTGCTCTTATGGCTATGCGTAAACTGAGAAAAGACGGTAAGCTTGAGGACATGGAAGTATCCGATGAAATCAACGCATGTTCCGTTATTGTACCGGTAGAGATGGACTATGGCGATGGTCCGGTGGAAGAAGAGTGGCTCGTATTTTTCAAAAATGAAACTCACAACCATCCGACGGAAATTGAACCTTTCGGCGGGGCAGCAACTTGTCTTGGCGGAGCTATTCGTGATCCTCTTTCCGGACGAGGTTATGTTTACCAGGCAATGCGTGTAACCGGTGCGGCAGATCCTACGGTACCGGTCGCTGAGACGTTAAAAGGAAAGTTATCCCAGAAGAAGTTGGTACGCGGCGCGGCCAGCGGTTATTCTTCTTATGGAAATCAAATAGGCTTAGCCACCGGCTATGTAAAGGAAATCTATCATCCCGACTATGTGGCAAAGCGTATGGAGATCGGCGCGGTAATGGGAGCAGCGCCAAGAAGCAACGTGATTCGTGAGAATTCAGACCCGGATGATGTTATTATCTTGCTGGGTGGAAGAACGGGAAGAGACGGCTGCGGCGGTGCTACCGGTTCTTCTAAGGTGCATACGGAAAACTCCATCGAGACGTGCGGAGCGGAAGTACAAAAGGGTAATGCACCGACAGAACGTAAGATTCAGAGGCTTTTCAGAAGAGAAGAAGTGAGCAGACTGATTAAAAAGTGCAATGATTTCGGTGCAGGAGGTGTATCCGTAGCGATCGGAGAGCTTGCAGATGGTTTAGTTATAGATTTGGATAAAGTTCCGAAAAAATACGCAGGATTGGACGGTACAGAGCTTGCCATTTCTGAGTCACAGGAAAGAATGGCTGTAGTAGTAAGCCCTGAAAATGTGGAGAAGTTCCTCAGCTTTTCGGCAGAGGAAAACTTAGAGGCAGTACCGGTAGCTGTCGTTACGAAGAATCCGAGACTTGTGTTAAAATGGCGCGGTAAGGAAATCGTTAATATTAGCAGAGCTTTCCTCGATACGAACGGCGCTCATCAAGAAACAAATGTAAAGGTAGATATCCCTGTAAAAGAAGATAATTATTTCGATTATATTGCTGTTCCTTCCGTAAAGGAGCAGTTGGAAAAGAACGATGTGAAGGCAGCGTGGGTTATAAGTCTGAACGATTTGAATGTATGTTCACAGAAAGGGCTTGTGGAGATGTTCGATTCCTCCATAGGAGCGGCTTCTGTATTGATGCCTTATGGCGGTAAATATCAATTGACGGAAACTCAAGTTATGGCAGCGAAGCTTCCGGTGCTGAAAGGCAAAACAGATACAGTAACGTTGATGAGTTACGGTTTCGATCCTTACCTTTCCTCATGGAGCCCGTATCATGGAGCTATTTATGCAGTAACGGAATCCATAGCGAAAATAGTAGCGACAGGCGGCAATTTTAGAAATATCCGATTTACTTTCCAGGAATATTTCAAGCGTATGAGCAATGATCCAAGCCGTTGGAGTCAGCCGTTTGCGGCGCTTCTAGGTGCATATGATGCACAAATCGGATACGGACTTCCATCGATTGGCGGTAAGGATAGTATGTCCGGTACCTTCCAGGATATCGATGTTCCTCCTACATTAGTATCTTTTGCTGTAGATGTGGCAAAGGAAAAGGATATCATAACACCGGAACTTAAGAAAGCAGGAAGCCGTATGGTACAGTTCTGGATTCCTAAGGACGAGTATGATATTCCCGTTTATGAAGAAGTAATGAGTTTATACCATCGAATCGCAGAACTTATTGAAGAAGGAGCTATTTTATCCGCTTATGCGCAGGATGCGAGAGGACTTGCAGTATCAATCAGTAAGATGGCATTTGGAAATGGACTGGGTGTAAAGATTTCTGAGGAACTCGCACCGAGAGAACTCTTTGAAAACGGTCTCGGTGATATTGTGGCAGAAGTCGCAGCGGATAAGCTGGATGCGTTACTTGAGATTCCTAACTGTCGCATTATCGGCGAAGTGACGCAGGAAGCAGAATTTGTTTATAAAGATGTAACCATTACTATGGAGGAAGCGCTACATGCGTGGACTTCTAAGCTGGAGAAGGTATTCCCTACTAAAGCATCAAAAGAGATGACGAAGGTGGAATCGCCTATTTATACATCGAATAAAATCTATGTAAGCAAGAATAAGATTGCAAGACCTACGGTATTTATTCCGGTATTTCCGGGTACGAACTGTGAATATGACAGTGCGAAAGCCTTCGAACAGGCAGGTGCTAAAGTGGTGACGAAGGTATTTAGAAACCTGACGGCAGAAGATATTAAGGATTCGGTCGATGTCTTTGAAAAAGCCATTGGAGATGCGCAGATTATCATGTTCCCGGGCGGATTCTCAGCAGGTGATGAACCGGATGGAAGTGCGAAGTTCTTTGCTACTGCTTTCCAGAATGAGAAGATTAAGGAAGCGGTAATGAAGCTGTTGAACGAAAGGGATGGTCTTGCCCTCGGTATCTGTAATGGATTCCAGGCTTTAATTAAACTGGGACTTGTGCCGTTTGGGGAAATTACAGGACAGAAAGAGGATTCTCCGACGCTTACGTTCAACACTATCAACCGTCATATTTCTAAGATGGTATATATAAAGGTAGTGTCCAATAAGTCGCCGTGGCTGCAAGAGGCGGAGACAGGCAAGGTATATGCGAATCCTGCTTCTCATGGAGAAGGCCGTTTCGTTGCACCGAAGGAATGGATTGATAAGTTATTCGCGAATGGGCAGGTAGCTACTCAATATGCGGATATTACCGGTAATGTTTCTATGGATGAAGAATGGAATGTGAATGGCTCCTATGCTGCAATCGAAGGTATTACCTCGCCCGATGGAAGATGTTTTGGCAAGATGGCTCACGCGGAACGCCGCGACAGATCCGTTGCTATTAATATTTATGGTGAACAGGATATGAAGATATTCGAGTCAGGCGTTCATTATTTTACAGAGTAA
- a CDS encoding TetR/AcrR family transcriptional regulator — MEKGFKNVTMKDIVEACEISRGGLYLYFSGTEEIFMEVLKMETEEADDVFSGSIGEDAVPSDILALFLKEQKKELLRRKNNLTMAVYEFFFANKFPKKDHLLKQQFDTAVKIMEKLIEAGVEAGEFYSEDPLGAARNIMYVLEGLKVVSLTRGITEEIVDREILYIMQGLVIEE; from the coding sequence ATGGAAAAAGGCTTTAAAAATGTGACGATGAAGGATATTGTGGAAGCCTGTGAGATAAGCCGTGGAGGATTGTATTTATATTTTTCCGGTACGGAAGAGATTTTTATGGAGGTGCTCAAGATGGAGACGGAGGAAGCAGATGATGTTTTTTCCGGAAGCATCGGGGAAGATGCTGTGCCCTCCGATATTTTGGCGCTATTTTTGAAAGAACAGAAGAAAGAACTTCTTCGCCGGAAGAACAATTTAACGATGGCGGTATACGAGTTCTTTTTTGCAAATAAATTTCCTAAAAAAGATCATTTGTTAAAGCAGCAGTTCGATACAGCAGTGAAAATTATGGAAAAGCTAATTGAAGCCGGAGTGGAAGCCGGAGAATTCTACAGCGAGGACCCCTTAGGTGCAGCGAGAAATATTATGTATGTGCTGGAAGGGCTCAAGGTAGTTTCCTTAACCAGGGGAATTACAGAGGAAATTGTGGACAGGGAGATTCTGTATATTATGCAGGGCCTTGTAATAGAAGAATAG
- a CDS encoding Crp/Fnr family transcriptional regulator: MAKEFKRGDIICESGQPFNSLHMILKGTVRAVYSDGEFFLDKGDFIGLCELYYDTYIFTYIASDDVSIAPIPYKIGGLITLFGRQPDFAPLITSSCYKQMKNVLEIYEFSKYDCTNLYHYLTDSYNEYVKLSERHLISPRSLPDLETIEPLSLEEDIPQWLTDYYENMTSVIPQMLSSLKVPYFDYLNGLLMKTSQDIAEILSVCRMMYDYRADIAGLLMNKNRLDLFDLYTTLFFRIGHNEEDSTAISAAVGRMMINLEGFGSIRRDLYEDRVREYKETLLFMEEHGSETPLENPEVAKNAAAVANSLNIILEYAGCDAQVTTDFRKYIAEYKKQIDKNAADDDSRRLRLNITKLYYTIYTAAFQASLHDHSIPTILKMFFLFGYVDEELAGEENASYLYSIAESFTSSPENHVYTAYDWLKAIYRGEKEPSRNEFDMDYTAFVHEKKVTGKITAAQEAQLVKDKDKRVLFELENMFPLVNKITFGRITTFCPVFSDHNVLKDLSKSLVTPDQIVDAINKIRSIDFGAYGRETIYSNPEGGVAKEFVNVEVLPDVVLFPNVGIRGVMWQEIEGKRRTTPARFMSSIFQMEDLLTTLTRLTGEFRWEMCKRIQGARWNDLSERSLTSDYFDYIQFYKKNIDLTSEAKDKIKSAMQKAKNSYKEMFVRDYVIWVTFEADGVPRLNKVARNVLFTYCPFTKDIRERLRTNPLYKDILDRYTIRTSQKLHHMDNLYQKLQKSRLEVPEPIAEQRKFLES, encoded by the coding sequence ATGGCAAAGGAATTTAAAAGGGGCGACATAATTTGCGAAAGCGGTCAGCCTTTCAACTCGTTACATATGATTTTAAAAGGAACAGTTCGCGCCGTATATTCAGACGGCGAATTTTTTCTTGATAAGGGTGACTTTATAGGTCTTTGTGAGCTATACTACGATACTTATATTTTTACCTACATCGCATCGGATGATGTGAGTATCGCACCTATCCCCTATAAGATAGGGGGACTCATCACTCTTTTTGGCAGACAGCCGGACTTCGCACCACTTATTACTTCTTCTTGTTACAAGCAGATGAAAAATGTACTTGAAATCTATGAGTTCTCTAAATACGATTGCACTAACCTATACCATTATTTAACGGATAGTTATAATGAGTACGTAAAACTTAGCGAACGTCACTTGATATCTCCCAGATCGCTCCCTGATTTGGAGACGATAGAACCCTTATCCCTGGAAGAAGATATCCCGCAGTGGCTTACTGACTATTATGAAAATATGACTTCTGTAATACCCCAGATGCTTTCATCACTTAAGGTTCCATATTTCGATTATTTAAATGGCCTTCTTATGAAGACAAGCCAGGATATCGCAGAAATTCTATCTGTATGCCGCATGATGTATGACTACAGAGCGGATATCGCCGGACTTCTTATGAATAAGAATCGTCTGGATCTTTTCGATTTATACACGACCCTCTTCTTCCGTATCGGACATAATGAAGAGGATTCCACCGCTATCAGCGCTGCTGTCGGCCGCATGATGATTAATTTGGAAGGTTTTGGTTCCATCCGAAGGGATCTCTATGAAGACCGCGTACGCGAATACAAAGAAACTTTGCTTTTTATGGAAGAACATGGATCTGAAACTCCTTTGGAGAATCCCGAAGTAGCTAAAAATGCTGCTGCAGTAGCTAATTCCCTGAATATCATCCTTGAATATGCGGGCTGTGATGCTCAAGTCACTACCGATTTTAGAAAATATATTGCAGAATACAAAAAGCAAATTGATAAAAATGCGGCGGACGATGATAGTCGAAGACTTCGTCTGAATATCACCAAGTTATACTATACAATATATACCGCAGCATTTCAGGCAAGCTTGCACGACCATTCGATACCGACCATTTTAAAAATGTTCTTCTTATTCGGTTATGTAGATGAAGAATTGGCCGGTGAGGAGAACGCTTCTTATTTATATTCTATCGCAGAAAGCTTCACATCCTCTCCCGAGAACCATGTATACACTGCTTACGACTGGTTGAAAGCAATTTATCGCGGAGAAAAGGAGCCGAGCCGCAACGAATTCGATATGGATTACACGGCTTTTGTTCATGAAAAAAAGGTAACAGGTAAAATTACTGCCGCACAAGAAGCACAACTCGTTAAAGATAAAGACAAAAGAGTGTTATTTGAGTTGGAAAACATGTTCCCGCTCGTTAATAAGATTACCTTCGGGCGCATCACCACCTTCTGCCCTGTTTTCTCCGATCACAACGTATTAAAGGATCTTTCCAAGTCCCTTGTGACTCCGGATCAAATTGTGGATGCTATAAACAAGATTCGTTCCATCGATTTTGGAGCATACGGACGTGAAACGATATATTCCAATCCTGAAGGCGGCGTTGCCAAGGAATTTGTCAATGTAGAAGTGCTGCCGGATGTTGTTTTATTCCCCAACGTAGGAATCCGCGGTGTTATGTGGCAGGAAATCGAAGGAAAACGCCGCACCACTCCTGCCCGCTTTATGTCTTCTATTTTCCAGATGGAAGATCTTCTTACTACCCTGACAAGATTAACCGGCGAATTCCGCTGGGAAATGTGCAAACGTATTCAGGGCGCAAGATGGAACGATCTTAGCGAGCGTTCTCTTACTAGTGATTATTTCGATTATATACAATTTTATAAGAAAAATATCGATCTTACCTCCGAAGCAAAGGATAAAATCAAGTCCGCCATGCAGAAGGCGAAGAACAGCTATAAGGAAATGTTCGTGCGTGATTATGTTATCTGGGTTACCTTCGAGGCAGACGGAGTTCCCCGCTTGAATAAGGTGGCCAGAAACGTTCTGTTCACTTACTGCCCGTTTACAAAGGACATACGGGAGCGGTTAAGAACCAATCCATTATACAAAGATATTTTAGACCGTTATACCATACGTACTTCACAAAAGCTGCATCATATGGACAATTTATATCAAAAGCTACAAAAAAGCAGGTTAGAAGTACCTGAACCAATAGCCGAACAACGTAAATTTCTTGAAAGTTAA
- a CDS encoding OFA family MFS transporter encodes MKALPNNKWVRAAIPALLLHCSIGTVYCWSLLKGDIAEYIGHSKSEVEWAFSIAIFVLGMSAAFAGHIVEKDIHKSSLISTICFAAGFAGTGLFIHLKSLIGIYICYGLIMGIGLGLGYLSPVKTLMLWFSKQKGLATGLAVAGFGLAKVIASPIMTALMESVGIVNLFYILAVVYFIMMFTGHLLLKKPDGWVEEHDSDTSKTAVNMIKNPTFIGIWLMFYINITCGLALISQEKDILNAMGVPLAVISVVSSLTAIFNAGGRLGFSAAADKLKDRNSIYKVIFILCISFSVITILTNGINNKLVFLAIILLCIVNAGYGGGFSNLPTLLSDRFGMKTISQVHGIALSAWALAGLTGNQLSSLIVAKTGSFTSVLYVTVVLYTVALLISIFLVKPTKEHVA; translated from the coding sequence ATGAAAGCTTTACCAAACAACAAATGGGTCAGGGCCGCAATTCCGGCACTTTTACTGCACTGCAGTATCGGTACGGTGTATTGTTGGTCATTATTAAAAGGTGACATTGCTGAATATATCGGCCATTCCAAAAGCGAAGTGGAATGGGCCTTCAGTATCGCCATCTTCGTCCTTGGTATGTCTGCCGCTTTTGCGGGACATATTGTGGAAAAAGATATCCACAAGTCTTCTTTAATCTCTACAATTTGCTTTGCTGCCGGCTTCGCAGGTACAGGGCTTTTTATTCACTTAAAGTCTTTAATCGGTATATACATATGCTATGGTCTGATTATGGGCATTGGACTTGGACTTGGCTACTTGTCTCCCGTTAAGACTTTGATGCTTTGGTTCAGCAAGCAAAAAGGACTTGCTACCGGACTTGCTGTTGCCGGTTTCGGCCTCGCGAAAGTAATTGCCAGCCCGATTATGACAGCTTTAATGGAATCAGTAGGTATTGTAAACTTATTCTATATACTCGCTGTCGTATATTTCATTATGATGTTTACCGGTCATCTCTTGCTCAAGAAACCGGACGGCTGGGTGGAAGAACATGATTCCGATACTTCCAAAACTGCAGTTAATATGATTAAAAACCCTACATTTATCGGAATATGGCTTATGTTCTATATTAATATTACCTGCGGACTCGCTCTTATTTCCCAGGAAAAAGACATTTTAAATGCTATGGGTGTTCCTCTCGCCGTTATCAGCGTTGTTTCCTCTCTTACCGCTATATTCAACGCCGGCGGAAGACTCGGTTTCTCCGCTGCTGCCGATAAGCTAAAGGACAGAAACAGCATCTATAAAGTAATCTTCATTTTATGTATTTCATTTTCTGTTATTACCATACTTACGAACGGTATTAACAATAAGCTTGTTTTCCTTGCTATTATTCTTCTATGCATTGTCAATGCAGGATATGGCGGCGGATTCAGCAATCTGCCTACACTTTTATCGGATCGCTTCGGTATGAAGACTATCAGTCAGGTACATGGAATCGCACTTTCCGCATGGGCGCTGGCAGGGCTTACAGGCAATCAGTTAAGCTCTTTGATCGTTGCCAAGACAGGCTCCTTTACGAGTGTATTATATGTAACTGTTGTTCTTTATACGGTAGCACTATTAATATCTATTTTCCTCGTAAAGCCGACGAAAGAACATGTGGCTTAA
- a CDS encoding VanZ family protein → MKYFLLFIKKTLRFILKPLSFAPAIVVMYMIFRLSAQDGITSSQLSYKISTKIVTTADKLLDRNLSQTQVKQYAEKIHYYVRKLGHVTEYFVLAVTVAFPLYVYGVRGFALVLIAGTFCVGFAAFDEYHQSFVSGRGPSLKDVGIDSIGIFTGIILVRIAGFIGRKTIFRPLSKDK, encoded by the coding sequence ATGAAATATTTTTTATTGTTTATTAAGAAAACTCTGCGGTTTATCTTAAAACCGCTTTCTTTTGCTCCTGCTATTGTCGTTATGTATATGATATTCCGACTTTCCGCACAAGATGGAATAACGAGCAGCCAGCTAAGTTATAAGATAAGCACAAAGATTGTTACAACTGCCGATAAACTTTTGGATCGTAACCTCTCGCAAACTCAAGTGAAGCAATATGCAGAGAAAATTCATTATTATGTACGTAAGCTGGGACATGTGACAGAATATTTTGTTCTGGCCGTTACCGTAGCCTTCCCCCTTTATGTCTATGGCGTCCGAGGTTTTGCTCTTGTACTGATCGCAGGTACCTTTTGTGTGGGATTTGCCGCCTTCGATGAATATCACCAGTCATTTGTATCCGGACGCGGACCTTCTCTAAAAGATGTGGGCATCGATAGCATCGGTATTTTTACCGGTATCATTCTCGTACGCATCGCAGGCTTTATCGGAAGAAAAACTATTTTTCGACCCCTTTCTAAAGATAAATAA
- the lspA gene encoding signal peptidase II has translation MVIEMKNTIKKQSLLAPLIVLPILLFLDQLTKLLATNHLKGQANYSLIPNILEFTYLENTGAAFSSFLGKQGFLISLTTVVLFFLLWKYLTIPEGKRFFLMRTAFLLLISGGIGNLIDRVKNGFVVDFIYFVPIDFPRFNVADCYVSIGMALLCIISFFYYKDEELDFLFKNKKTKSPKSKDTD, from the coding sequence ATGGTTATCGAAATGAAAAATACTATAAAAAAACAGTCTCTTCTCGCTCCACTCATCGTATTGCCCATTCTTCTTTTCCTGGATCAGCTTACGAAGCTCCTTGCTACCAACCATTTGAAGGGACAGGCAAACTATTCCTTAATCCCTAACATCTTGGAATTTACTTATTTGGAAAATACCGGAGCTGCCTTCAGTTCCTTTTTGGGCAAACAAGGATTTTTAATCTCGTTAACCACCGTCGTTTTATTTTTCCTCCTCTGGAAATATTTAACGATTCCTGAGGGAAAACGATTCTTTCTTATGCGTACTGCTTTCCTTCTCCTCATAAGCGGAGGCATAGGTAATCTGATCGACCGCGTGAAAAATGGTTTTGTTGTTGACTTTATTTATTTTGTTCCCATTGATTTCCCCAGATTCAATGTAGCAGATTGCTATGTAAGCATCGGAATGGCTCTTCTTTGCATCATTAGTTTCTTCTATTATAAAGATGAAGAATTAGATTTCTTATTTAAAAATAAAAAAACGAAATCACCAAAAAGTAAAGATACCGACTAG